The Canis lupus dingo isolate Sandy chromosome 7, ASM325472v2, whole genome shotgun sequence DNA window GGGACGCGGCTCCCCGCCCAAACATTGTGACCGCGGGCCTGCCCTCCTTGCACCTCGTCACCGCCCGCGAGCAGGCTGCAAAGCGGTCGTAAAAGGGAGAGCGCTTTCTTTTCCATAGAAAGATTGAGCCTTGGATAAGGTAGGGTCCTGGAATAGGAACCTACGGATGTTGGCCGCCACACTCCAGAGTACTTGGTTGAACCTGTCTGCATTACTTGGCTGATAAGGTGTCTTCTGATAACTGGTCTTGTTAGGGTTACAAGAAGTTTTGTGAAATCATTGGTTTTCAGATTCTGGGCCCTAAATAGGTACACTGAGTAACAGCGTGGCTCATTCCCAGTATGTGTTGTAAACAATGGCATGGGCATGACTGTGCAGATAACAAGGAAAGGATCAGAAATAGCACAAGGTTTCCCTGAAGATAGAAGCTGGGAAAATTGTGAGTCATCCAGCGTGAGATGCTGATAATGGGCCCTGCATGAAGTTAAGGTGTTATGATAgtgccttttcttccttaaatttgcCGTGATTAAGGGCTGTCATTATAGATTTGAATGTAGTGGTGTTGGGTGGCTGAATAGCATGGCACCTagtggttagattttttttttttccagtattttagTATTGCTCTGTTACTGAGTAAGTggatatttttaaacatacattttaagtTCAGGAGAttcttaaacatttgaaaaatatttcttaactcCTAAGAAATATAACTCCTGAAAaggattttgttaaaaaattttttaaacagaaaagcagTGCCTTTTGAGTTGACCTTCGTGGGACAACCAGTCCTGAGTTGCAAATAATGTGTTCCGACGTCAGATGCATTTAGAAAACACTGAGTTGGACTGGTTCTTACTTGGATTCTTCTGATTATTGAAATAAGGTTTGTTGTCTTAGTAGGTCATAGATTGGCCAACTTTTTTTCTAAacggccagatagtaaatattagGTTTTTCAGACGATATAGTGTCTGTTGAAACTAATCAACTCTGCCATTGTTGAattgtgaacaaataaaattatttatggatacagacattttaatatcatgtcattttcacatgtcatgaaatgttcttgtgatttttttgaagccatgtaaaaatgaaaactattctTAGTACAAGCATCGTACAAAAATGGGCAGCAAGCCAGATTTGGCTGTAAGCTGTAGTTTGCCAACTTCTGCTGTAGGTGATTGATTGGAATTTTtaacccattaaaaaaaacaagtatcttttacttcttttatcaGTGTATGTTCAAATTCTTAAGATACttggttatatatttttgtttgttttatttcttttcctcaggaGTGCCTGTGAAGAAAACAGGGTATTTCCCTGAGGCCTGTATCCTGCCTTGATTGACTTTTCTTGAAGTATTATAAATCAGAATGTCTGCACAGTCTGTGGAAGAGGATTCAATACTTATAATCCCAACTCcagatgaagaggaaaaaattctGAGAGTGAAGTTGGAGGAGGATCCCGATGGTGAAGAGGGATCAAGCATCCCCTGGAACCATCTTCCTGATCCAGAGGTTTTCCGACAGCGATTCAGGCAGTTTGGATACCAGGATTCACCTGGGCCCCGTGAAGCTGTGAGCCAGCTTCGAGAACTTTGCCGTCTATGGCTCAGgccagagacacacacaaaagaacagaTTCTGGAGTTGGTAGTGCTGGAGCAGTTTGTTGCCATCCTACCCAAGGAACTGCAGACTTGGGTTCGAGAGCATCATCCAGAGAATGGAGAAGAGGCAGTGACAGTGCTGGAGGATTTAGAGAGTGAGCTAGATGACCCTGGACAACCGGTGAGTCAGCTTGTGTCACTCTCCTGGGTCAGAAGCACTGGCATAGCACTAGGCAAAGCTGTTGAGTTAATTCCACTCGACTAAATTAGAATTATGTTTATTGGCTCCCCCTTAACCCCTCACTGTCCCCCTCTAGCTATGCTTTGTCACATAGGCCCCCACAGTATATATGGTGTTACGGTTTCTCTTACGTGTTTTTAGTTCTGAATCTTATCAAATTCCTTCTCACCTGAACTAGACTTCATTTTTTCCAGGTTTCTCTCCGTCGACGAAAACGGGAAGTTCTGGTAGAGGAGATAGTTTCCCAAGAAGAAGCTCAGGGATTACCAAATTCTGAGCTTGATGCTGTGGAGAACCAGCTCAAGTGGGCATCCTGGGAGCTCCATTCTCTAAGGCACTGTGGTGAGGACCAAAACTCCCAGTGGGCTAGATGGTGAAAGAGAATGTGGGTCTTTTGTCCAGAACTCTTTGCTTGTTCCCATCAGAGGGTAGGGAATAATTACCTTAACCTGATTTTGTAGACCTAGACATAGTATAGGATTTTGATTCTTACAACAGTTGGTCTGCAGATCTCAGGTCTTTATTCTTAGACATTAACATCGTcagccttttctttttactttttcttgaagACCTACTCCCATCGGGCTGGCATTTGTCTTACTTTGAGCCAGCACCCACTTGTAAGTTAGGTTCCTTATTTTGAGTGCAGCACGTGCAACATTCTTTGCCATCTGTTTCATATCCTTTCGATCTCCTGCTTAATTCTCTTGGCATGATCTTACTTGAAGCCTCTTCAAATCCATTCTTTGTTGCTGACCACTGAagtctttctaaatttttggttatttttgtttttttcttcaatgtcctacctagagtcttttttttttttttcctgagaagcaTCTTTTGTAGAAATATTTGGTAAAACTCTTCACTTTATCCAAGTTTATGCAAAAATAGGCTCCATAGCTAAAATCTGCTCTAagtacagaaaaattaaaagctcACAATTATAAGTCACTTAAACTAGTCTTTCCCAGTATATTGGCAGTTGATACCACATACTTAATATAGTTTGATACAACCCCAGTATATTCCTAAAACTGCTCCTTGAGACTGCTTTAGGAATCTTTCCTTGAGGTAGTTGTGGATAATGCCTGTTTATGCCACAGGTGGGGTGGCATCAGGTTTTCTTCCCATCTGAGGGGACAGTGCTAGGGAACCAGAACTGGTGGGGTGGGGCTGAAGTCTGCTAGAACCTGTGGTTTTACATGTTTCATGGAACATTCTTCTCTGGAatgaagtttgagaactactatCCTTGGTCATTGGAGGTGACATTTTCTTGGGTAAAAAATTTCTCCCCTGCctgaattttagaataattttcccTTAGTTGTCAGTAGCCTCATTTCAGGAGTCTAGTCTCTACCACATATGGGGAACATTTGTCCCCTCATAATTTTAGCACTTGCTTCTCTGTTCACATCTCCAGACCTCACTGATCACCTGTATCCTTGAGTCTCTCATTGTTAGTCTCCTCTCTTGactttatcctctttttttttttaagattttatttatttatttgagatagtacatgcacaagcaggaggaaggcagagggagagggagaagtaggctcccgagctgagcagggagctggacaccgaacttgatcccaggacgctgggatggtgacctgaactgaaggcagacgcttaaccaactgagccatagACTTTATCCCTTCCTAATCATTTATCATAGACATGAGTAGTGTTTGCCACTTTTCTCATTGCTGCTGCTCACCCTGAAGTAACTATATTCTTCAAGGCTTGAAGTTTCCAAAAAGTCTCAAATGAGACTTGCTCATACTGCTTCCTGTAGGTGGGTAATGGTACTTGTTGGTAATTAATTCAGGCCTTTGTTTCATCAGACTCCTGTAACTGAGGCTTAGAAATAAGAACTCCTTTAAGTACCATGGCAAATACCAAGCAGGGCAACCTTCATATGTAGGAAAACTTTGATTTACCAAGGGCCTACTGAATGTAAGTATCGTGTCCTGAGTTAACAGAGAATATCCCCagttgagcttcagtttcttaaCTGAACATCTTCTGGGTTCTGCTTTCAGTGTAGTGTTGGCTGTGATCTGCCTTTTCTTGCTCATTTTCTGACAGATTGCCTGTTATTTAACTAttatattttgatgtagtttCTCCCTTCCTTGaagcaaaagaatatataaagatttccTAGGGGCCAATTTTATCTTACATTTCTTCTGAAGTTTCATCCATACCTAGCGACATCACTCCAACAGTCTTAGCATCTACCATCCTTCTGCCCTTTGTTTTCTGATTAGTATTGTATAGCCCACTTCGTCTTATCACTTTTTTTCAGATACAACCTTTTAATTCCTCATTATGTTAGCATGCCATTACCTCCCTTAGGTTCGTAATCAGTcattccagttttttcttttttggagtagGCTACCTTCTCACTAGTTTTCAGAGTGCTGCTTATAGATACATGGAAGCTATTTACTTTTAGTTCACTTTTACtccatttttttcaggttttttttcctcGAAGAATAGGAAATGAgtgatatttacattttctctttatttcagaTGATGATGGTAGGACTGAAAATGGAGCACTAGCTCCAAAGCAGGAGATTCCTTCAGCAGTAGAATCTCATGAAGTTCCTGGCACTCTAAATATAGGTGTTCCTCAGATTTTTAAGTATGGAGAAGCCTGTTTCCCCAAGGGcagatttgaaagaaagagaaatccctCTCGAAAGAAACAGCATATATGTGATGAATGTGGAAAACACTTCAGTCAGGGCTCAGCCCTCATTCTTCATCAAAGAATCCACAGTGGGGAGAAACCCTACGGATGTGTTGAATGTGGGAAAGCATTCAGCAGAAGTTCTATTCTTGTGCAACATCAGAGAGTCCATACTGGAGAAAAACCTTACAAATGTCttgaatgtggaaaagcctttagcCAGAATTCTGGGCTTATTAATCATCAGAGAATCCATACTggggagaaaccttatgaatgcgTTCAGTGTGGGAAATCTTATAGTCAAAGCTCGAATCTTTTTAGACATCAGCGAAGACACAATGCAGAAAAACTTCTGAATGTTGTGAAAGtttaagaaattacaaaaaaaaaaaaaatcagcactcaggtctttttcttcagaaatgaagacaaaattaaaaacaaatgatacaTAATAGTTTTATTTCCCTATATAGACTGTTAGAAAAGCCACTGGGAAATGTAGAAAATCTTCACCCACCATTATTTTATCTTGAAAGAAACAATGTCATACCTGCctagaaactgaaattttaaacttaattcaGGTGTTAATGCCTAAATCTTCCATGTGATGTTTATATTCTTACTGTTTTTCCAAATAATGAACTACCTGATTCTTTGTCCcttaaaagtttcctttttagACAGACGTTATTTCTGTGTTGATCATTCAGATGTTCTTGGCAAGGATACATTCCCTTCTATGTTATAAGGCAATATAGGAattataaaatctgaaaactgaaaccatttttttaaaaatttacccttctgtttccttttaccTAATTTGAGTATGCATTTCAGAATGTAAAGGCTCAATTTAAAATGAGCCTTAAAACTCAGATAAGAAGTGATGGTGATAAAACATCAGTGAATGGGACACCTAGATTGGGGAAGAGAAACATACATTGATTCAAGAATTGAAGTATAGCAAGAATTTATCTCAATGTAATCATCTGCCTGCAGGGAAACTCAAACACCACTTGTCCTGTCTGTCATTTGAAGGCATCCCGCTAATGAGAATAATGTTCTCCTATGTTACTACTAGAAAGTAGACAGTGTGAACAATAAACACTTGTAAAACTAGGAGAGTAGAAATTCTAACACTGGGGAAGAATTTGTAGTGAACAGCAGTGTCGAAGGGCAAATGTGAACATGAGGGTAATGGTCTGTCTTggcttttagaaaacaaaagagactTGAAgttctgatttattattttgcctttcttttgttaAGGACACAAAAATCCATGACAGGTGGGCAACAAGTATCAGGTTTGCGGTTTTATTCTTTTGGTACAAAAGGGTTGCACACCAGGCTAACAAAGCAGCCATgcatttattattaaacattttctaccgacaaggcactgtgctaggtactgtaACCCTACCATAGGTAGGTAGATATTTCTTCCACTGTAAATCATTGGGGATTTGCTCTAAAACCGTTCCATGTGAGTTAGCTTCTTCCCTCTGTTTGAGCAGTCCTGGAGGAGGTCATCTCTGAGATTCCCAGAGCCATAGTTCTCTTACCAGGGTGTTGTGTTTGGGGGAAAGGAAGACTCAGCTCAAAGAGCTAGCCAGCTCTCCAGCAATCTTCAGAGGTGAGTCTAAAATCCTCTATCACAGTTTGGAGGTTTGTGGGTCTTTTAATCTACTCAATCTCTAGTAGCATCGAGGTTGTACTTACATGTTAAGTTGAATGGattgttctatttaaaaaataaacaataggtTATTAACAACTAGTTTATTAACTATCAGaattgaactattttttttttttaattttaagtcttaacacattttacaaaatgtataaaagtaatacattgtAGTAGTAGGATTATATACTCTTTGGCTGAGAATCCCAAGTACTGTGGTTTTATTGTTTAGTGGAAAACTCTGGAAGTTAAAATAGAGAATATGAGAAAAGGCTTTTTTTATAGTGGGCATTAATTGTGTGGAAAATGACCCATGTGAATAAAAAGATTTCATAGTTCCAGAGATTTTGGTTACATCTAGTGCTTggatcaaatttaaaaatggaaggtGAGATTTGCATGAGCCTGTTAAAAAGCATAGTAATAAATGCAAGGCCAGCTGGTGGGAAAGTGAGGCAGAATGGAGCTTGTTTATAGATTTTCTGATAACaattaattataagaaatgtGCTTTATAGATTAagatttattgaagtataaataTGTAGTAATGatataatgtattttaagttATACAAGAAAATGTAGGGACTTTCGTTTgggtatttttctctttgtggctGAGAGGAAACAAGTCAATGTCCAATAAAGCTATAATCTCCTCCGCTCTAAGCTAAAATGATCTtgagttgatttatttatttataactggcTTCTTTCCAAGTAGGTTTTGAGGTGGtatatttttaatgcttctgCTGGGATGACAGATTTCTTGTATCAGAGTAGGTAAGAAGAGAGCAACCTCTCAGTAGCTAGAATttcacccttttttttaaatcttacatcTTTCCTGTACACAAAGAAGCTTCCCTGTGGTACATTTGTCATAAATGCCAAAGATGTTTGGTATAATGTCAGAGCTTAGAAAAAGTGGTGTTAGACTTGGCAAATACAAGTTTGTCTTGTCAGACATGTGATACGTGTGTGTTGTTTAGAAAGGATTCTGAGGTTAAGGCAAGGTTCTGTTGGGAAAATGGGCTGGACCCAAAAAGACTGGATTGGGGTACAcggaaaaataaattgtagtcTGTGTATTCATCATCTCCAGTTTCGCTAAGTCCCCATTAGacaaattgatttaaaataactAATCAGTGATTTATTATTTCATCCAGCCATTAATTTATACTCACAGATAATCACAGCAATTCTGGGGGCTGCCCAGCCTCTGATGGAGTGGTGATCTGGTAGTTGCCAAGCAGTGCCATCTGTTTGGTTAGTAAAAGAGCAGTCATGATTAATGGCGTGCAGACTGCTGAGAATTGCCCAATGGCTACTGAGCATTCACTCATTATTgctaaattttcttctgttttcttggaGGTTAAGCTCACAAAACTTAATTTAGCAATATGTTTATCACATTTAAGTAAATTGAAGGGAGGGGTATATGTATTGAAATAATCTGCACGCCAGGCACTGGATTAATCACTATACCTATCTCGCTTAGATTTGTAAACCAGGAAAGAAAGATTCGGAGATTGTGTGACTTGCATGTGGCCCAATTACAGCTAAAACTCAGATCTTAGTTCTCTGAACTTTACAGGGATATAGATTTTTTCACAGTGCAGTGAGTGATGGCTGTTAAACCTTGataaattttatgctttttatggTTACAAATTTAAAAGCTTACTAAACAcgttaatttgaattttctacagtatagaaatgttaaatgaaaaaggaCATTCCTTTTCACAGTCTTACTCGGAAGTAATAATTGGTTTGCTATTCTTCCAGACTTAAgcatatacatatttaaacaaaatgtgttaataGTTGAGACTCTGGTTGCTGTACACAGGCACTGTTGGAAGCGCTTTACCATGGATTAAcccttaatcctcacagcaaccatATGAGGTAGGTACATAGCCTCATTTTCCATGTACTGCACTGAAACTTGCCTCCCCACCTTGATGTAGACATTGTTCTTTATGGCTGCACactattccattgcatgaatatacTGTAATTTAACCCCTTATTGATGGAAGAattctttgcaattttttattacagataaaagtatagttaacatttttaCTCATCTATTTTGCTGGCTGTGTGGATATTTCTGTAGGATAAATAGCAAGAAATAGATTTATTGGGTCAGAGAATGtacacatttaacattttgagaactATCACCAAAAAGATGGTACTAATTTACAACTCCATCAGTAGAGTGCCTGTTTGCCTCCACTCCCACCAACACCgaatccttaaatatttttaccacTCTGATAGGCAAAATTTGTCTTTATTGATTAggagaaacatatttttatgtttattggcCACTTGAATTTCCTGTTGTGAACtgtttgcctatttttatttttttaattatggaagtATAAATGACTACTGTCTCATTGTAGAAAACTTAAATGATACACAAGTATAAGAGCAAAGAGAGACCTTTTCTCCAGCACTTCCAATCACATTCCACTG harbors:
- the ZNF24 gene encoding zinc finger protein 24, giving the protein MSAQSVEEDSILIIPTPDEEEKILRVKLEEDPDGEEGSSIPWNHLPDPEVFRQRFRQFGYQDSPGPREAVSQLRELCRLWLRPETHTKEQILELVVLEQFVAILPKELQTWVREHHPENGEEAVTVLEDLESELDDPGQPVSLRRRKREVLVEEIVSQEEAQGLPNSELDAVENQLKWASWELHSLRHCDDDGRTENGALAPKQEIPSAVESHEVPGTLNIGVPQIFKYGEACFPKGRFERKRNPSRKKQHICDECGKHFSQGSALILHQRIHSGEKPYGCVECGKAFSRSSILVQHQRVHTGEKPYKCLECGKAFSQNSGLINHQRIHTGEKPYECVQCGKSYSQSSNLFRHQRRHNAEKLLNVVKV